A single genomic interval of Amycolatopsis albispora harbors:
- the secG gene encoding preprotein translocase subunit SecG — MKLFLQVVLIASSVLLIVAVLLHRGRGGGLSSLFGGGMQSSLAGSSVAEKNLDRITLGLGAVWLISIVGLGLLLKI, encoded by the coding sequence ATGAAACTGTTCCTGCAAGTGGTGTTGATCGCTTCCAGCGTGCTGCTGATCGTCGCCGTTCTCCTGCACCGTGGACGCGGAGGCGGGCTGTCCTCCCTGTTCGGTGGCGGTATGCAGTCCAGCCTGGCGGGTTCGAGCGTGGCCGAGAAGAACCTCGACCGGATCACGCTCGGCCTCGGTGCGGTCTGGCTGATCAGCATCGTGGGGCTGGGCCTGCTGCTGAAGATCTGA
- a CDS encoding GOLPH3/VPS74 family protein gives MTAPLADDLFFLAHDDRTGKRRLHERAAGLGLAGAVLAELLLAGRITVEHGRVRVLDPRLPRCEVLGPALSDMVAEPETRVVRDWLRYLARDSYASVARRLLGSGQLRVVKARLPWRADTYEPVDINAAAWPAARLSGPIARLDPLEPDDVVLAGLVIATGLDRYVFYTASAEARQYLERLIIELPAPLRVLVLETETAVGEAVLHHRM, from the coding sequence GTGACCGCTCCGCTCGCCGATGATCTGTTTTTCCTCGCGCACGACGACCGCACCGGAAAACGGCGTCTGCACGAACGCGCCGCCGGGCTCGGCCTGGCCGGCGCGGTGCTCGCCGAGCTGCTCCTGGCCGGGCGGATCACCGTGGAGCACGGCCGCGTCCGCGTGCTCGACCCGCGGCTGCCGCGCTGCGAGGTGCTCGGCCCGGCGCTCAGCGACATGGTCGCCGAACCGGAGACGCGCGTGGTCCGTGACTGGCTTCGCTACCTCGCGCGCGACTCGTACGCGTCGGTCGCGCGGCGGCTGCTCGGCAGCGGGCAACTGCGGGTGGTCAAGGCCAGGCTGCCGTGGCGCGCCGACACCTACGAGCCGGTCGACATCAACGCCGCGGCCTGGCCTGCCGCCCGCCTGTCCGGCCCGATCGCCCGGCTCGACCCGCTCGAACCCGACGACGTCGTGCTGGCCGGGCTGGTCATCGCCACCGGGCTGGACCGGTACGTCTTCTACACCGCGTCGGCCGAGGCCAGGCAGTACCTGGAACGGCTGATCATCGAGCTGCCCGCGCCGCTGCGGGTGCTCGTGCTGGAAACCGAAACGGCCGTCGGTGAGGCCGTGCTGCACCACCGCATGTAG
- a CDS encoding GNAT family N-acetyltransferase: MTGTAEIRRAGAAEAGAIAGLIATAFEPLDVSRWLVPDPAPRRATLAGNFRILVEYALEHGHADLIGDRAAAVWLPQEAGVELPPPPDYDARLLAACGPYTDRFRALDDAFEANHPHEPHHHLVFLAVHPASQGQGLGASLLRHHHARLDADGTAAYLEASSLRAAALYEREGYRHRGSPFHLPDGPPFHPMWRDPV; encoded by the coding sequence GTGACCGGAACCGCCGAAATCCGCCGTGCCGGCGCTGCGGAGGCGGGCGCGATCGCCGGGCTGATCGCCACCGCGTTCGAACCGCTGGACGTGTCGCGCTGGCTGGTCCCCGACCCGGCCCCGCGCCGGGCGACGCTGGCCGGGAACTTCCGCATCCTGGTCGAATACGCGCTCGAGCACGGGCACGCCGACCTGATCGGCGACCGGGCCGCCGCGGTGTGGCTGCCGCAGGAGGCGGGGGTGGAGTTGCCGCCTCCGCCGGACTACGACGCGCGGCTGCTGGCCGCGTGCGGCCCGTACACCGACCGGTTCCGCGCGCTCGACGACGCCTTCGAGGCGAACCACCCGCACGAGCCGCACCACCACCTGGTCTTCCTGGCGGTACATCCGGCGTCGCAGGGCCAGGGGCTGGGGGCTTCGCTGCTGCGGCACCACCACGCGCGGCTGGACGCCGACGGCACGGCGGCCTACCTGGAGGCGAGCAGCCTGCGCGCGGCGGCGCTGTACGAACGGGAGGGCTACCGGCACCGGGGCAGCCCGTTCCACCTACCGGACGGCCCGCCCTTCCACCCGATGTGGCGAGACCCGGTGTAG
- a CDS encoding APC family permease, whose protein sequence is MNDRPARPSPVSQALASDRLGASAVVFFVISAATPLTVVAGVVTTGYATTGLIGIPVAFVFIALVLALFSVGYVAMARHVAIAGAFYGFISRGLGKPFGVGASWIALLSYNLLQVGLYGAAGAAAAPLAAEWFGVDLAWWVFALAAWLIVAVLGLQHVDINGKVLAVLLAAEVAVIVVYSASNVANPAGGEVTFDTLAPAELFGPGAGAILALAVLGFVGFESSVVFSEEVRNPRRTVAVATYVSLAAIGGLYAFASWAMSVATGPGNIVGESRAQSSELLFSLANGQLGHGLATAGRVLFVTSILAAMISFHNTIARYTFALGRERVLPAMLGRTSPRTGSPVAGSAIQSGVGLLVIGLFALAGWDPLVHLFYWGGTSGGLGILVLIVATSFAVVLFFARQPSGENLWRRMIAPALASIAVLVVLVLVLANFGTLLGTPPESPLPWLVPSIYGLAGLAGVLWALVLRIRRPLVYAAIGLGAKSPASLTASASGEEYRGTRL, encoded by the coding sequence ATGAACGATCGACCAGCCAGACCAAGCCCGGTCTCGCAGGCGCTGGCCTCGGACCGGCTCGGCGCCTCGGCCGTGGTGTTCTTCGTGATCAGCGCCGCCACCCCGCTGACCGTGGTGGCCGGGGTGGTCACCACCGGGTACGCCACCACCGGCCTGATCGGCATCCCGGTGGCGTTCGTGTTCATCGCGCTGGTGCTGGCGCTGTTCTCGGTCGGCTACGTGGCGATGGCGCGGCACGTGGCCATCGCCGGCGCGTTCTACGGGTTCATCAGCCGGGGGCTGGGCAAGCCGTTCGGGGTGGGCGCGTCGTGGATCGCGCTGCTGTCGTACAACCTGCTGCAGGTCGGGCTGTACGGCGCGGCGGGCGCGGCGGCGGCACCGCTGGCCGCCGAGTGGTTCGGCGTCGACCTGGCGTGGTGGGTCTTCGCGCTGGCCGCCTGGCTGATCGTGGCCGTGCTCGGGCTGCAGCACGTGGACATCAACGGCAAGGTGCTGGCCGTGCTGCTGGCCGCCGAGGTCGCGGTGATCGTGGTGTACAGCGCGTCGAACGTGGCCAACCCGGCCGGGGGTGAGGTCACCTTCGACACGCTCGCGCCCGCCGAGCTGTTCGGCCCCGGCGCCGGGGCGATCCTCGCGCTCGCCGTGCTCGGGTTCGTCGGGTTCGAGTCGTCGGTGGTGTTCAGCGAGGAGGTCCGCAACCCGCGGCGCACGGTCGCCGTGGCGACCTACGTCTCGCTCGCCGCGATCGGCGGGCTGTACGCGTTCGCGTCGTGGGCGATGAGCGTGGCGACCGGGCCGGGCAACATCGTCGGCGAGTCGCGGGCGCAGAGCTCGGAACTGCTGTTCTCGCTGGCGAACGGGCAGCTCGGGCACGGGCTCGCCACCGCGGGCCGGGTGCTGTTCGTGACCAGCATCCTGGCCGCGATGATCTCCTTCCACAACACCATCGCGCGCTACACCTTCGCGCTCGGCAGGGAACGCGTGCTGCCCGCGATGCTGGGCCGCACGTCGCCGCGCACCGGTTCGCCGGTGGCGGGGTCGGCCATCCAGAGCGGGGTCGGGCTGCTGGTGATCGGGCTGTTCGCGCTGGCGGGCTGGGACCCGCTGGTGCACCTGTTCTACTGGGGCGGCACCTCCGGCGGTCTCGGCATCCTGGTGCTGATCGTGGCCACCTCGTTCGCCGTAGTGCTGTTCTTCGCGCGGCAGCCGTCGGGCGAGAACCTGTGGCGGCGGATGATCGCGCCCGCGCTGGCGTCGATCGCCGTGCTGGTGGTGCTGGTGCTGGTGCTGGCGAACTTCGGCACGCTGCTGGGCACGCCGCCGGAGTCGCCACTGCCGTGGCTGGTGCCGTCGATCTACGGGCTCGCCGGGCTCGCGGGCGTGTTGTGGGCGCTGGTGCTGCGCATCCGGCGGCCGCTGGTGTACGCGGCGATCGGGCTGGGCGCGAAGAGCCCGGCGTCGCTGACGGCGTCCGCTTCGGGCGAGGAGTACCGGGGGACGCGGCTGTGA
- a CDS encoding phosphoglycerate kinase encodes MAFKTLDDLLSEGVTGRRVLVRADLNVPLDGDRITDDGRVRAALPTIRRLADAGARVLVAAHLGRPKGAPDPKFSLAPVSARLGELLGAEVALASDVVGESAKSVAGALADGQVALLENVRFDPRETSKVEEERADLARELAELTGENGAFVSDGFGVVHRKQASVFDIAGVLPAYTGGLVLAELEVLRKLTEEPARPYAVVLGGAKVSDKLGVIANLLTKVDRLLIGGGMAYTFLKAQGYEVGGSLLQADQLEQVSGFLAEAEKRGVELVLPVDVLAATEFAADAPYEVVDATAIPADRQGLDIGPKTRELFAGKLADAATVFWNGPMGVFEFDAFAGGTRAVAEAIAASDAFSVVGGGDSAAAVRQLGLPEDGFSHISTGGGASLEYLEGKDLPGVSVLGE; translated from the coding sequence ATGGCCTTCAAAACTCTCGATGACCTGCTCAGCGAGGGTGTGACGGGTCGGCGCGTGCTGGTGCGCGCCGACCTCAACGTCCCCCTCGACGGTGACCGGATCACCGACGACGGCCGCGTCCGGGCGGCGCTGCCGACGATCCGGCGGCTGGCCGACGCCGGTGCGCGCGTGCTCGTGGCCGCGCACCTGGGCCGTCCCAAGGGCGCGCCGGACCCCAAGTTCTCGCTCGCGCCGGTGTCGGCGCGGCTGGGTGAGCTGCTGGGTGCGGAAGTCGCGCTGGCTTCCGACGTGGTCGGCGAAAGCGCGAAGTCGGTTGCCGGTGCGCTGGCCGACGGCCAGGTGGCCCTGCTGGAGAACGTGCGGTTCGACCCGCGCGAGACCAGCAAGGTCGAGGAGGAGCGGGCCGACCTGGCCCGCGAGCTGGCCGAGCTGACCGGGGAGAACGGCGCGTTCGTCTCCGACGGGTTCGGCGTGGTGCACCGCAAGCAGGCCTCGGTGTTCGACATCGCGGGTGTGCTCCCGGCCTACACCGGCGGCCTCGTGCTGGCCGAGCTCGAGGTGCTGCGCAAGCTCACCGAGGAGCCCGCCCGGCCGTACGCGGTGGTGCTCGGCGGCGCCAAGGTCTCGGACAAGCTCGGCGTCATCGCCAACCTGCTGACCAAGGTCGACCGCCTGCTCATCGGCGGCGGCATGGCCTACACCTTCCTCAAGGCGCAGGGCTACGAGGTGGGCGGCTCGCTGCTGCAGGCCGACCAGCTCGAGCAGGTCAGCGGCTTTCTGGCCGAGGCGGAGAAGCGCGGTGTCGAACTGGTGCTCCCGGTCGACGTGCTGGCCGCGACCGAGTTCGCCGCCGACGCGCCGTACGAGGTGGTCGACGCCACCGCGATCCCGGCCGACCGGCAGGGCCTGGACATCGGCCCGAAGACCCGTGAGCTGTTCGCCGGCAAGCTGGCCGACGCGGCCACCGTGTTCTGGAACGGCCCCATGGGCGTGTTCGAGTTCGACGCCTTCGCCGGCGGCACGCGCGCGGTCGCCGAGGCGATCGCCGCGAGCGACGCGTTCAGCGTGGTCGGCGGCGGTGACTCCGCGGCCGCGGTGCGCCAGCTCGGCCTCCCGGAGGACGGCTTCTCGCACATCTCCACCGGCGGCGGCGCGTCACTGGAATACCTCGAGGGCAAGGACCTGCCCGGCGTCTCGGTACTGGGGGAGTAG
- a CDS encoding PQQ-dependent sugar dehydrogenase — translation MASRVPPARRVLMACGLATATTLATITPTSTAANAAPADYEAENALVSNGVVEANHPGYSGSGFVNYDNEAGGYVEWTVPSGAAGPTELTFRYANGTTADRKMDITVNGTLVVDDHSFPGTGAWTSWRTTTVKADLSAGAKVRATAVTADGGPNVDKLTVAATDTEAPQAPPNLRSTGKTHHSVSLAWDAAADNTGVTGYDIYQHGQLEKTVGNVLTATVDGLDAGTVYDWTVFAKDAAGNISPASNAVQVKTDPAPPDAQAPTVPGTLSSPGRTATTVDLAWGASTDNVKVTGYDIFRDGVQSGSADGTATTATVGGLTTGQAYKFRVRARDAAGNVSAFGNEITVTPAAGGPAGVPDPGAVTQIGGGTDIAWGLGFLPDGSAIITERETFNIYRLTESGTRTPLGKVPGAMGTTGEGGALGVEISPTFATDGFVYVYHTASGGNQLVRAKLTGNQLTGWTTLLGGVPKSKYHNGGRLRFSPDGKYLFISTGDAQNGANAQNLNTNAGKILRIHPDGKIPADNPFPGKAIWSYGHRNVQGLDFDSKGRLWSSEFGNSGQDEVNLITKGGNYGWPGCEGTSGSCSGSIAPKKTWSTSSASPSGLTIINDHVFVATTVGQRVYRLRIDSGANLVEQKAYFQGTYNRLRTVEVDRDGDIWLTTTTDKDGKPGNDRVLHMDIRYANGRTG, via the coding sequence GTGGCATCACGGGTACCCCCGGCCCGGCGCGTGCTCATGGCCTGCGGTCTGGCGACGGCGACCACCCTGGCAACCATCACGCCCACCAGCACGGCGGCGAACGCGGCCCCGGCCGACTACGAGGCCGAGAACGCGCTCGTGTCCAACGGCGTGGTCGAGGCCAACCACCCCGGCTACTCCGGCAGCGGCTTCGTCAACTACGACAACGAGGCCGGCGGTTACGTCGAGTGGACCGTGCCGTCCGGCGCCGCCGGTCCGACCGAGCTGACCTTCCGCTACGCCAACGGCACCACGGCCGACCGCAAGATGGACATCACCGTCAACGGCACGCTCGTCGTCGACGACCACTCCTTCCCCGGCACCGGCGCGTGGACCAGCTGGCGGACCACCACCGTCAAGGCCGACCTGAGCGCCGGGGCGAAGGTGCGGGCGACCGCGGTCACCGCCGACGGCGGTCCCAACGTGGACAAGCTGACCGTTGCCGCGACCGATACCGAAGCCCCGCAGGCCCCGCCGAACCTGCGTTCCACCGGCAAGACGCACCACAGCGTGTCGCTCGCGTGGGACGCGGCGGCCGACAACACCGGGGTCACCGGGTACGACATCTACCAGCACGGGCAGCTCGAGAAGACCGTCGGCAACGTGCTCACCGCGACCGTCGACGGCCTCGACGCCGGCACGGTCTACGACTGGACCGTGTTCGCCAAGGACGCCGCGGGCAACATCTCCCCCGCCAGCAACGCGGTCCAGGTGAAAACCGATCCCGCGCCCCCGGACGCGCAGGCCCCGACGGTGCCGGGCACGCTCAGTTCACCTGGCCGGACCGCGACCACCGTCGACCTGGCCTGGGGCGCCTCCACCGACAACGTGAAGGTCACCGGGTACGACATCTTCCGCGACGGCGTGCAGTCCGGTTCGGCCGACGGCACGGCCACCACCGCGACGGTCGGCGGCCTGACCACCGGCCAGGCCTACAAGTTCCGCGTGCGCGCCAGGGACGCCGCCGGGAACGTCTCCGCCTTCGGCAACGAGATCACCGTGACCCCGGCCGCGGGCGGCCCGGCGGGCGTGCCCGACCCCGGCGCGGTCACCCAGATCGGCGGCGGCACCGACATCGCGTGGGGCCTGGGCTTCCTGCCCGACGGCTCCGCGATCATCACCGAACGCGAAACGTTCAACATCTACCGGCTGACCGAGTCCGGCACCCGCACGCCGCTCGGCAAGGTGCCCGGTGCGATGGGCACGACCGGCGAGGGCGGCGCGCTCGGCGTGGAGATCTCCCCCACCTTCGCCACCGACGGATTCGTGTACGTCTACCACACCGCGAGCGGCGGAAATCAGCTCGTGCGCGCGAAACTGACCGGCAACCAGCTCACCGGCTGGACCACGCTGCTCGGCGGGGTGCCGAAGAGCAAGTACCACAACGGCGGGCGGCTGCGGTTCAGCCCGGACGGCAAGTACCTGTTCATCTCCACCGGCGACGCGCAGAACGGCGCCAACGCGCAGAACCTGAACACCAACGCGGGCAAGATCCTGCGCATCCACCCGGACGGCAAGATCCCGGCCGACAACCCGTTCCCCGGCAAGGCGATCTGGAGCTACGGCCACCGCAACGTCCAGGGCCTGGACTTCGATTCGAAGGGCAGGCTGTGGTCGTCCGAGTTCGGCAACTCCGGCCAAGACGAGGTCAACCTGATCACCAAGGGCGGCAACTACGGCTGGCCCGGCTGTGAAGGCACCTCGGGCAGTTGCTCCGGCAGCATCGCGCCGAAGAAGACGTGGTCCACCTCGTCGGCGTCGCCGAGCGGGCTGACCATCATCAACGACCACGTCTTCGTCGCCACCACCGTCGGCCAGCGCGTCTACCGGCTGCGCATCGACAGCGGTGCGAACCTGGTCGAGCAGAAGGCCTACTTCCAGGGCACGTACAACCGGTTGCGCACGGTCGAGGTCGACCGCGACGGCGACATCTGGCTGACCACGACCACCGACAAGGACGGCAAGCCGGGCAACGACCGGGTGCTGCACATGGACATCCGGTACGCGAACGGGCGTACCGGATAA
- the tpiA gene encoding triose-phosphate isomerase, which yields MARKVLIAGNWKMNLNHLEAIALVQKIAFSLPEKYYAKVDVTVLPPFTDIRSVQTLTDGDKLLLTYGAQDLSPHDSGAYTGDVSGPMLAKLGCTYVTVGHSERREYHHEDDELVNKKVRAALKHGLSPILCVGEQLEVREAGGHLEHTTNQLVAGLKGLKAEQVKNVVVAYEPVWAIGTGRVATPADAEEVCAALRATLAEKYGAEIADGLRVLYGGSVKSGNIGDLVKCENIDGALVGGASLDADEFTKLCALAAGGPLP from the coding sequence GTGGCTCGCAAAGTTCTCATCGCCGGCAACTGGAAGATGAACCTCAACCACCTCGAGGCCATCGCGCTGGTGCAGAAGATCGCCTTCTCGCTCCCGGAGAAGTACTACGCCAAGGTGGACGTCACGGTGCTGCCGCCGTTCACCGACATCCGCAGCGTGCAGACGCTCACCGACGGCGACAAGCTCCTGCTCACCTACGGGGCGCAGGACCTGTCGCCGCACGACTCCGGTGCCTACACCGGGGACGTCTCGGGGCCGATGCTCGCCAAGCTCGGGTGCACCTACGTCACCGTCGGGCACTCCGAGCGCCGCGAGTACCACCACGAGGACGACGAACTGGTCAACAAGAAGGTCCGTGCCGCGCTCAAGCACGGGCTTTCGCCGATCCTGTGCGTCGGTGAGCAGCTCGAGGTCCGCGAGGCGGGCGGGCACCTCGAGCACACCACGAACCAGCTGGTCGCGGGCCTGAAGGGGCTCAAGGCCGAGCAGGTCAAGAACGTGGTGGTCGCCTACGAGCCGGTGTGGGCCATCGGCACCGGCCGCGTCGCCACCCCGGCCGACGCGGAGGAGGTGTGCGCCGCGCTGCGGGCCACCCTGGCCGAGAAGTACGGCGCCGAAATCGCCGACGGCCTGCGGGTGCTCTACGGCGGCTCGGTCAAGTCGGGCAACATCGGCGACCTGGTCAAGTGCGAGAACATCGACGGCGCGCTGGTCGGCGGGGCGAGCCTCGACGCCGACGAGTTCACCAAGCTCTGCGCACTGGCCGCGGGCGGGCCGCTGCCCTGA
- a CDS encoding LysE family translocator, which yields MVSPSHFAAFAALTFLMVIVPGPSVLFTISRALTAGRRDALLTVAGNATGVYLQVVGVAFGLGALVESSAAVFTAIKFAGAAYLIYLGVQAFRHRRSLAEAFGDQVAATRAPAWRVIRDGVVVGFANPKSIVFLAAVLPQFVDAGAGSVAAQMLVLGILLPVTALLCDSAWAFVAGTARSWFAGSPRRLAMIGGTGGLVMIGLGTSLAVTGRKD from the coding sequence ATGGTCTCCCCCAGTCACTTCGCCGCCTTCGCCGCGCTGACCTTCCTGATGGTCATCGTGCCGGGGCCCAGCGTGCTGTTCACCATCAGCCGCGCGCTCACCGCGGGCCGCCGCGACGCGCTGCTCACCGTCGCGGGGAACGCCACCGGGGTGTACCTGCAGGTGGTCGGCGTGGCGTTCGGGCTCGGCGCGCTCGTGGAAAGCTCGGCGGCGGTGTTCACCGCGATCAAGTTCGCCGGTGCCGCCTACCTGATCTATCTCGGCGTGCAGGCGTTCCGGCACCGGCGGTCGCTGGCCGAAGCCTTCGGCGACCAGGTGGCGGCGACGCGCGCGCCGGCGTGGCGGGTGATCCGCGACGGCGTGGTGGTCGGCTTCGCGAACCCGAAGTCGATCGTGTTCCTGGCCGCCGTGCTGCCGCAGTTCGTCGACGCGGGTGCCGGTTCGGTGGCCGCGCAGATGCTGGTGCTGGGCATCCTGCTGCCGGTGACCGCGCTGCTGTGCGATTCGGCATGGGCGTTCGTCGCCGGGACCGCGCGCTCGTGGTTCGCCGGTTCCCCACGGCGGCTGGCCATGATCGGCGGCACCGGCGGCCTGGTGATGATCGGCCTCGGCACCAGCCTCGCCGTCACCGGCCGCAAGGACTGA
- the gap gene encoding type I glyceraldehyde-3-phosphate dehydrogenase, which produces MTVRVGVNGFGRIGRNFFRAVQAGGQDIEVVAFNDLGDVATMAQLLKYDSVLGRYPEEVTVSDEGIVVGGKTIKALAERDPANLPWGDLGVDVVVESTGFFTNADAAKAHVAGGAKKVIISAPAKGEDLTVVLGVNDHLYDGSQTIISNASCTTNCLAPLAKVLHDAFGIEQGLMTTIHAYTQDQNLQDGPHKDARRARAAALNVVPTSTGAAKAIGLVLPELNGKLDGYSLRVPVPTGSITDLTVDLAKQASVDEINAAYQAAAEGPLAGILRYSEDPIVSSDIVNDPASCIYDAPITKVIGNQVKVYGWYDNEWGYSNRLVDLVGLVGGKLS; this is translated from the coding sequence GTGACGGTTCGCGTAGGTGTCAACGGCTTCGGCCGGATCGGCCGCAACTTCTTCCGGGCCGTGCAGGCCGGCGGCCAGGACATCGAGGTGGTCGCGTTCAACGACCTCGGCGATGTCGCCACCATGGCCCAGCTGCTGAAGTACGACAGCGTTCTCGGCCGGTACCCGGAGGAGGTCACCGTCAGCGACGAGGGCATCGTCGTCGGCGGCAAGACCATCAAGGCGCTCGCCGAGCGCGACCCGGCCAACCTGCCGTGGGGCGACCTCGGCGTGGACGTGGTCGTCGAGTCCACCGGCTTCTTCACCAACGCCGACGCGGCCAAGGCGCACGTCGCCGGTGGTGCGAAGAAGGTCATCATCTCGGCCCCGGCCAAGGGCGAGGACCTGACCGTGGTGCTCGGCGTGAACGACCACCTCTACGACGGCTCGCAGACGATCATCTCGAACGCCTCCTGCACCACCAACTGCCTCGCGCCGCTGGCCAAGGTGCTGCACGACGCCTTCGGCATCGAGCAGGGCCTGATGACCACCATCCACGCCTACACCCAGGACCAGAACCTGCAGGACGGCCCGCACAAGGACGCGCGCCGCGCCCGCGCCGCCGCGCTGAACGTGGTGCCGACCTCCACCGGTGCCGCGAAGGCCATCGGCCTGGTGCTGCCCGAGCTGAACGGCAAGCTGGACGGCTACTCGCTGCGGGTGCCGGTGCCCACCGGCTCGATCACCGACCTGACCGTCGACCTGGCCAAGCAGGCCAGCGTCGACGAGATCAACGCCGCGTACCAGGCCGCCGCCGAGGGCCCGCTGGCCGGCATCCTGCGCTACAGCGAGGACCCGATCGTCTCCAGCGACATCGTCAACGACCCGGCCTCGTGCATCTACGACGCGCCGATCACCAAGGTCATCGGCAACCAGGTCAAGGTGTACGGCTGGTACGACAACGAGTGGGGCTACTCGAACCGCCTGGTGGACCTGGTCGGCCTCGTCGGCGGCAAGCTTTCCTGA
- a CDS encoding winged helix DNA-binding domain-containing protein: protein MLITTAQRRARLAARHRLATRAATPEEAAEAVIALHATDPATVHLSVAARATAPETERALYEDRTLVRLLGMRRTVFVVPREVAPVVQAACADDIARKQRALLVKHLAENGHPEGVPDAAAWLAEVEATTVEALRERGTALGQELAADVPGLRQQLRMAPGKPYEAIGNVTSRVLFLLAAEGRIVRGRPRGSWLSTQYRWSPMADWLPGGLPRIDAAGARVELARRWLRAYGPAPVEDLRWWTGWTAAQVKQALAAIGPAEVDLEGGGTGLVLPDDLEPEPDPGPWIALLPALDPTPMGWSAREWWLGPHRDALFDRSGNIGPTIWCDGRVVGGWAQRPDGGIAFRCLDDVGADATTRIAAEAARLGEWLGEIRVVPRFRTPLERELSGSS, encoded by the coding sequence ATGCTGATCACCACCGCGCAGCGCCGGGCCAGGCTCGCCGCGCGCCATCGGCTCGCCACGCGCGCCGCCACCCCGGAAGAGGCGGCGGAGGCGGTGATCGCGCTGCACGCCACCGACCCGGCCACCGTGCACCTGTCGGTGGCCGCCCGCGCGACCGCGCCCGAGACCGAGCGCGCGCTCTACGAAGACCGCACGCTCGTCCGCCTGCTCGGCATGCGGCGCACGGTTTTTGTGGTGCCGCGCGAGGTCGCGCCCGTGGTGCAGGCGGCCTGCGCGGATGACATCGCCAGGAAGCAGCGCGCCCTGCTGGTCAAGCACCTCGCCGAGAACGGTCACCCGGAGGGCGTGCCGGACGCCGCCGCGTGGCTGGCGGAGGTCGAGGCGACCACCGTCGAAGCGCTGCGCGAACGCGGCACGGCGCTCGGCCAGGAACTCGCCGCCGACGTGCCCGGCCTGCGCCAGCAGCTGCGGATGGCGCCGGGCAAGCCGTACGAAGCCATCGGCAACGTGACCAGCCGCGTGTTGTTCCTGCTCGCCGCCGAGGGCCGGATCGTGCGCGGCCGTCCGCGTGGCTCGTGGTTGTCCACGCAGTACCGCTGGTCGCCGATGGCGGACTGGCTGCCCGGCGGCCTGCCCCGGATCGACGCCGCCGGCGCCCGTGTCGAACTGGCGCGACGCTGGCTGCGCGCGTACGGCCCGGCGCCGGTGGAGGACCTGCGCTGGTGGACCGGCTGGACGGCGGCGCAGGTTAAGCAGGCGCTGGCCGCCATCGGCCCGGCCGAGGTGGATCTCGAAGGCGGCGGCACCGGGCTGGTCCTGCCCGATGACCTCGAACCCGAGCCGGACCCGGGCCCGTGGATCGCCCTGCTGCCCGCGCTCGACCCCACGCCGATGGGCTGGTCCGCGCGCGAGTGGTGGCTCGGCCCGCACCGCGACGCGCTGTTCGACCGCAGCGGCAACATCGGGCCGACGATCTGGTGCGACGGCCGGGTCGTCGGTGGCTGGGCGCAGCGCCCGGATGGTGGAATCGCGTTCCGCTGTCTGGATGATGTCGGCGCGGACGCCACTACCCGGATCGCCGCGGAGGCGGCCCGGCTGGGGGAGTGGCTGGGCGAGATCCGGGTGGTGCCGCGGTTCCGGACCCCGCTGGAACGCGAGCTGAGCGGATCATCTTGA
- a CDS encoding PPOX class F420-dependent oxidoreductase, whose protein sequence is MREMSRDEWWAFASEGTRTGKLAVVRANGAPHVTPIWFVLNEGPGYDELIFNTGRDSLKGKAFRRDPRFSLCVDDQRPPYSYLQFTAEATLHEDLDEMLEWATKIGTRYMGEEQGAAFGKRNAVPGEYLVRARITKVIAHADVAD, encoded by the coding sequence ATGCGTGAGATGAGCAGGGACGAGTGGTGGGCCTTCGCGAGCGAGGGCACGCGGACGGGCAAGCTGGCCGTGGTGCGGGCGAACGGCGCGCCGCACGTCACGCCGATCTGGTTCGTGCTGAACGAGGGGCCCGGTTACGACGAGCTGATCTTCAACACCGGGCGTGACTCGCTCAAGGGCAAGGCGTTCCGCCGGGACCCGCGGTTCTCCCTGTGCGTCGACGACCAGCGGCCGCCGTACTCCTACCTGCAGTTCACCGCCGAGGCCACCCTGCACGAAGACCTCGACGAGATGCTGGAGTGGGCCACGAAGATCGGCACCAGGTACATGGGCGAGGAGCAGGGCGCCGCGTTCGGCAAGCGGAACGCCGTGCCCGGCGAATACCTGGTCCGGGCGAGGATCACCAAGGTCATCGCCCACGCGGACGTCGCGGACTGA